One Amycolatopsis sp. NBC_00355 genomic window carries:
- a CDS encoding Lrp/AsnC family transcriptional regulator, with protein sequence MSENLDALDARLLLLLTDTPRLGVLECARRLGVARGTVQARLDRLAERGILGGFPPELDLAAMGYGLTAFAVIEIAQGRRAEVAQALAAIDEVCEVHATTGQGDLFVRMVARGNDDLQRVIDEVVGVPDVQRTSTSIALSTPVPPRVRPLLERTARS encoded by the coding sequence ATGTCGGAGAACCTCGACGCATTGGACGCGCGGCTGCTGCTGTTGCTCACCGACACCCCGCGTCTGGGCGTGCTGGAGTGCGCTCGCCGCCTCGGGGTCGCCCGCGGAACGGTCCAGGCGCGCCTCGACCGCCTGGCCGAACGCGGCATCCTCGGCGGGTTCCCGCCGGAGCTCGACCTGGCGGCGATGGGTTACGGCCTCACGGCGTTCGCGGTGATCGAGATCGCCCAGGGCCGCCGAGCCGAGGTGGCGCAGGCCCTGGCGGCGATCGACGAGGTCTGCGAAGTCCACGCGACCACGGGCCAGGGCGACCTGTTCGTCCGCATGGTGGCGCGGGGCAACGACGACCTGCAGCGGGTGATCGACGAGGTGGTCGGCGTCCCGGACGTCCAGCGGACATCGACGTCGATCGCCCTCTCGACGCCGGTCCCGCCCCGGGTCCGCCCCCTGCTGGAACGCACCGCCCGGTCGTGA
- the hppD gene encoding 4-hydroxyphenylpyruvate dioxygenase — MTQTAEPHQGALDDVSYDQLRQLVGLVDHDASTDPFPVKAMDAVVFIAGNATQTAWYYQIAFGMQLVAYSGPETGNFERKSYVLKSGSARFVITGGVRPDSPLLDHHRKHGDGVIDLALETTDVDKCVEHARAQGATVLEEPHDVSDEHGTVRVAAIATYGETRHSLVDRSRYTGVYLPGYEPRESTVKRPEGAPKRLFQAVDHCVGNVELGKMDYWVDWYHRVMGFVNMAEFVGDDIATEYSALMSKVVSNGNHRVKFPLNEPAVAKKKSQIDEYLEFYGGAGCQHIALATNDIIATVTAMRAAGVEFLDTPASYYEDPELRARIGNVRVSIETLKEHSILVDRDEDGYLLQIFTKPIGDRPTVFYELIERHGSLGFGKGNFKALFEAIEREQERRGNL, encoded by the coding sequence ATGACCCAGACTGCCGAACCCCACCAGGGTGCCCTCGACGACGTCAGCTACGACCAGCTGCGTCAGCTCGTCGGCCTCGTCGACCACGACGCCTCGACAGACCCGTTCCCGGTCAAGGCCATGGACGCGGTCGTGTTCATCGCCGGCAACGCGACCCAGACCGCCTGGTACTACCAGATCGCGTTCGGGATGCAGCTGGTCGCCTACTCCGGCCCCGAGACCGGCAACTTCGAGCGCAAGTCGTACGTGCTCAAGTCCGGCTCGGCCCGGTTCGTCATCACCGGCGGCGTGCGGCCGGACTCGCCGCTGCTGGACCACCACCGCAAGCACGGTGACGGCGTCATCGACCTGGCGCTGGAGACCACCGACGTCGACAAGTGCGTCGAGCACGCCCGCGCGCAGGGCGCGACCGTCCTCGAGGAGCCGCACGACGTCTCCGACGAGCACGGCACCGTGCGCGTCGCCGCGATCGCGACCTACGGCGAAACCCGCCACTCGCTGGTCGACCGGTCGCGCTACACCGGCGTCTACCTGCCCGGCTACGAGCCGCGCGAGAGCACCGTCAAGCGGCCCGAGGGTGCGCCGAAGCGGCTGTTCCAGGCCGTCGACCACTGCGTCGGCAACGTCGAGCTCGGCAAGATGGACTACTGGGTCGACTGGTACCACCGCGTCATGGGCTTCGTGAACATGGCGGAGTTCGTCGGCGACGACATCGCCACCGAGTACTCGGCCCTGATGAGCAAGGTCGTCTCGAACGGCAACCACCGGGTGAAGTTCCCGCTGAACGAGCCCGCCGTGGCGAAGAAGAAGTCGCAGATCGACGAGTACCTCGAGTTCTACGGCGGCGCGGGCTGCCAGCACATCGCGCTGGCCACCAACGACATCATCGCCACGGTCACCGCGATGCGCGCCGCCGGCGTCGAGTTCCTGGACACCCCGGCGTCGTACTACGAGGACCCGGAGCTGCGCGCCCGGATCGGCAACGTCCGCGTGTCGATCGAGACGCTCAAGGAGCACAGCATCCTGGTCGACCGCGACGAGGACGGCTACCTGCTGCAGATCTTCACCAAGCCCATCGGCGACCGGCCCACCGTGTTCTACGAGCTCATCGAGCGCCACGGTTCGCTGGGCTTCGGCAAGGGCAACTTCAAGGCCCTGTTCGAAGCGATCGAGCGCGAGCAGGAGCGCCGCGGCAACCTCTGA
- a CDS encoding YbaB/EbfC family nucleoid-associated protein, giving the protein MPDSVDASDEMIDNWTKRLEENTARYQALADRMQGQTVTERSKDGLVTVTVDARGLLKNLVIAESAAGAKRMAEVSAQVMQLVQRAQARIPELLQQAMTETTGTGDQAAVEIVREAQSTFPQPPPEPEPTFPEPDRVRRFLPDDNDEQPPAAPRTPPPAPPQQQQPPRRWRPADDDDDDFGGPILS; this is encoded by the coding sequence ATGCCGGACAGCGTCGACGCGAGCGACGAGATGATCGACAACTGGACCAAGCGGCTCGAGGAGAACACCGCCCGGTACCAGGCGCTGGCCGATCGCATGCAGGGCCAGACGGTCACCGAGCGGTCGAAGGACGGCCTGGTCACGGTGACCGTCGATGCGCGCGGCCTGCTGAAGAACCTCGTCATCGCGGAGTCCGCCGCCGGCGCCAAGCGGATGGCCGAGGTCTCCGCGCAGGTGATGCAGCTGGTGCAGCGCGCGCAGGCGCGGATCCCGGAACTGTTGCAGCAGGCCATGACCGAGACCACCGGCACGGGCGACCAGGCCGCCGTGGAGATCGTCCGCGAGGCGCAGAGCACGTTCCCGCAGCCGCCGCCGGAACCCGAGCCCACGTTCCCGGAACCCGACCGCGTCCGCCGGTTCCTGCCGGACGACAACGACGAGCAGCCGCCCGCGGCGCCGCGCACTCCGCCGCCCGCACCGCCGCAACAGCAGCAACCGCCGCGGCGCTGGCGCCCGGCCGACGACGATGACGACGACTTCGGCGGACCGATCCTTTCCTGA
- a CDS encoding type VII secretion target, producing MTDVELSTDLTAHAKQLDAIGDGLQQAVDAANQVSMPTDAYGILCQPFRMLLDPVEQYGIDALKDAVQAMTAVSGKVREAAAAYHTYEAGVADDLNKSTDGA from the coding sequence ATGACGGATGTGGAACTCAGCACCGACCTGACCGCGCACGCGAAGCAGCTCGACGCCATCGGCGACGGGCTGCAGCAGGCCGTCGACGCAGCCAACCAGGTCAGCATGCCGACGGACGCGTACGGCATCCTCTGCCAGCCGTTCCGGATGCTGCTCGACCCGGTGGAGCAGTACGGGATCGACGCGCTCAAGGACGCCGTGCAGGCGATGACCGCCGTCTCCGGCAAAGTGCGCGAAGCCGCTGCGGCGTACCACACCTACGAAGCCGGGGTCGCCGACGATCTGAACAAGTCCACGGACGGTGCCTGA
- a CDS encoding immunity 49 family protein yields the protein MRTVARHDFDAPNAESGAKRIFARRQDAREDIETDRRGPGYALDRSYDEFAYRCGGDPRAAENETWLALTRALQAGGALFLAGTRPEGEEVEFRFGDEVIRRPATGPTVDTDAPNWLKTAYLAIVARDQPRLDLLAGVPIEQLREAAPEYDDYLFDWVRALQLHIRNGPDLIDTVLAAMRGTEPEALQHSVPEAVLQLHYPPIELFYLYTQREEGKFSDSLVTALELHKRFWTADPERPRSPASIVALAPLAMACLARDAGMTVDVESDYLPHHLLTGTRVGEITI from the coding sequence GTGCGCACTGTTGCCCGGCACGACTTCGACGCGCCGAATGCCGAGAGCGGCGCGAAACGGATTTTCGCGCGCCGGCAGGACGCACGGGAAGACATCGAGACGGACCGGCGCGGACCCGGTTACGCCTTGGACCGGTCATACGACGAGTTCGCCTACCGCTGCGGCGGCGACCCCCGCGCGGCCGAAAACGAAACCTGGCTGGCGCTGACCCGGGCACTGCAGGCCGGCGGCGCGCTGTTCCTGGCCGGGACCCGGCCCGAGGGCGAAGAGGTCGAGTTCCGGTTCGGCGACGAGGTGATCCGCCGCCCGGCGACCGGGCCGACGGTCGACACCGACGCGCCGAACTGGCTGAAGACCGCGTACCTCGCCATCGTGGCCCGCGACCAGCCCCGGCTCGACCTGCTCGCCGGTGTCCCGATCGAGCAGCTGCGCGAAGCGGCGCCGGAGTACGACGACTACCTCTTCGACTGGGTGCGGGCGCTGCAGCTCCACATCCGCAACGGCCCGGACCTGATCGACACCGTCCTGGCGGCCATGCGCGGCACCGAGCCGGAGGCGCTCCAGCACTCCGTCCCGGAGGCCGTGCTGCAGCTGCACTACCCGCCGATCGAGCTGTTCTACCTCTACACCCAACGCGAAGAAGGCAAGTTCAGCGACTCACTGGTGACGGCTTTGGAGCTGCACAAGCGGTTCTGGACGGCCGACCCCGAGCGGCCGCGCAGCCCGGCGAGCATCGTCGCGCTGGCACCGCTGGCGATGGCCTGCCTCGCCCGCGACGCCGGGATGACGGTCGACGTCGAGTCCGACTACCTGCCGCACCACCTGCTCACCGGCACCCGCGTCGGCGAGATCACGATCTGA
- a CDS encoding ferredoxin, translating to MSQPPGPLRPEQQHELVRQIGAVLTGQVPPGWRQLRVEYRAAGRHIEADLLVTAPDGLPRTLPPHPEAVRLLGVLRAGMYQPGHGTWLGAVLVFDPGRPPEADFGRPDLEPPFRHQPPPIGFQDELRFFPRAEERIPGWLRDRAGLPPLAPPPPALPGPDEKVHTPRVHDGVDAAGRPVIRRPPLAPAEIERVLSYLDTAPVILASRSYGADAFAPDRADAVPMNFRTDGAWAWPGAVAYYLREHGVPPDPDLVAHIRARRFTAPSEVSAEATVLALAAITGERL from the coding sequence ATGAGCCAGCCACCGGGGCCGTTGCGGCCGGAGCAGCAGCACGAGCTCGTCCGGCAGATCGGCGCGGTGCTGACGGGTCAGGTGCCGCCGGGCTGGCGGCAGCTGCGGGTCGAGTACCGCGCCGCCGGCCGGCACATCGAGGCCGACCTGCTCGTGACCGCCCCGGACGGGCTGCCCCGGACCCTGCCACCGCACCCGGAAGCGGTGCGGCTGCTCGGCGTCCTGCGGGCGGGCATGTACCAGCCCGGCCACGGCACCTGGCTCGGCGCGGTCCTCGTGTTCGACCCGGGCCGGCCACCCGAGGCCGACTTCGGCCGGCCGGACCTCGAACCGCCGTTCCGGCACCAGCCGCCGCCCATCGGCTTCCAGGACGAGCTGCGGTTCTTCCCGCGCGCCGAAGAGCGGATCCCGGGCTGGCTGCGGGACCGGGCGGGCCTGCCCCCGCTGGCCCCGCCACCGCCCGCGCTGCCCGGCCCGGACGAAAAGGTGCACACGCCCCGCGTCCACGACGGCGTCGACGCGGCGGGCCGGCCGGTGATCCGGCGGCCGCCGCTGGCCCCGGCCGAGATCGAGCGGGTGCTGAGCTACCTGGACACGGCGCCGGTCATCCTGGCGTCCCGCAGTTACGGCGCCGACGCGTTCGCGCCGGACCGGGCCGACGCCGTGCCGATGAACTTCCGCACCGACGGGGCCTGGGCGTGGCCCGGCGCCGTCGCGTACTACCTGCGTGAGCACGGGGTGCCGCCGGATCCGGACCTGGTCGCCCACATCCGGGCCCGGCGGTTCACCGCGCCGTCGGAGGTCTCCGCCGAGGCCACGGTCCTAGCGCTCGCGGCCATCACCGGCGAACGGCTGTGA
- the ilvA gene encoding threonine ammonia-lyase, protein MELVTIERIQAARELLKGVTRVTPMEHARDLRRLHGGPVHLKCENLQRTGSFKIRGAYTRIHGLTDEERARGVVAASAGNHAQGVALASSLLGAKSTVFMPLRAPLPKLAATRGYGADVHLHGALLEETLAAAIEFGERTGAVFIHPFDHQDVIAGQGTVGLEILEQVPGVKTILVATGGGGLVGGVAAAVKSVRPDVRVIGVQAEEAAAYPPSLTAGAPVRLSQTSTMADGIAVGEPGPVSFAHVESLVDDVVTVSEQSLSRAVLLCLERRKLVVEPAGAATVAALLQHPGAFEPPVVAILSGGNVDPVLLLQIIQHGMTAGGRYLRLHLRVPDRPGSLVGVLSCVSGLGANVLDVEHSRISGSLDLGEADVVLALETRGPDHCKDIEIALTNAGYTVV, encoded by the coding sequence ATGGAACTCGTCACCATCGAGCGGATCCAGGCCGCCCGCGAACTCCTCAAAGGAGTGACCCGGGTGACGCCGATGGAGCACGCGCGCGACCTGCGCCGGCTCCACGGCGGTCCGGTGCACCTGAAGTGCGAAAACCTGCAACGCACGGGCTCGTTCAAGATCCGTGGCGCCTACACCCGCATCCACGGTCTCACCGACGAAGAGCGTGCGCGCGGCGTCGTCGCGGCCAGTGCCGGCAACCACGCGCAGGGCGTCGCGCTCGCGTCGTCGCTGCTCGGTGCCAAGTCGACGGTCTTCATGCCGCTGCGGGCGCCGCTGCCGAAGCTCGCCGCCACCCGCGGTTACGGCGCCGACGTCCACCTGCACGGCGCGTTGCTCGAAGAGACCCTCGCCGCCGCGATCGAGTTCGGCGAGCGGACCGGCGCGGTGTTCATCCACCCCTTCGACCACCAGGACGTCATCGCCGGCCAGGGCACCGTCGGGCTCGAGATCCTCGAGCAGGTGCCCGGGGTCAAGACGATCCTCGTCGCCACCGGCGGCGGGGGGCTGGTCGGCGGGGTCGCCGCCGCCGTGAAGTCGGTGCGCCCGGACGTCCGGGTGATCGGCGTCCAGGCCGAGGAGGCCGCCGCGTACCCGCCGTCGCTGACCGCGGGCGCGCCGGTCCGGCTGAGCCAGACGTCGACCATGGCCGACGGCATCGCGGTCGGCGAGCCGGGCCCGGTCAGCTTCGCCCACGTCGAGTCGCTGGTCGACGACGTCGTGACGGTGTCCGAGCAGTCGCTCTCGCGGGCCGTGCTGCTCTGCCTGGAACGGCGCAAACTGGTCGTCGAACCCGCCGGCGCGGCCACTGTCGCCGCGCTGCTGCAGCACCCCGGCGCGTTCGAGCCGCCGGTCGTGGCCATCCTCTCCGGCGGCAACGTCGACCCGGTGCTGCTCCTGCAGATCATCCAGCACGGCATGACCGCGGGCGGCCGCTACCTGCGGCTGCACCTGCGGGTCCCGGACCGGCCGGGCTCGCTGGTGGGGGTGCTGTCGTGCGTCAGCGGGCTGGGCGCGAACGTCCTCGACGTCGAGCACTCCCGGATCTCCGGCAGCCTCGACCTCGGCGAGGCCGACGTCGTGCTGGCGCTGGAGACCCGCGGGCCCGACCACTGCAAGGACATCGAGATCGCGCTGACGAACGCCGGCTACACGGTCGTCTGA
- a CDS encoding cystathionine gamma-synthase has product MVDDYSELGFETRAIHAGQKPDPRTGAVIVPIYQTSTYAQDGVGGTREGDYEYSRTANPTRTALEEALASLEGGRHALAFASGMAASDVVLRSTLRPGDHLVLGNDAYGGTFRLIDKVLSLWGVEHTVADLGDLDEVRAAIRPETKLIWCESPTNPMLGIADIAALAGVAHNAGARLVVDNTFATPYLQNPLSLGADIVLHSTTKYLGGHSDVVGGAIVTNEDELREQFFYLRNAAGAVPGPFDAWLTLRGIKTLALRMERHSDNAELVVQALLKHPKVAKVYYPGLPEHPGHEVAAKQMRRFGGMVSFSHVDGEQAALDVASRTKLFILAESLGGIESLIEHPGKMTHASTAGSTLQVPADLLRLSVGIEDGTDLVSDLLTALG; this is encoded by the coding sequence ATGGTGGACGACTACTCCGAATTGGGATTCGAGACTCGCGCGATCCACGCCGGTCAGAAGCCCGACCCTCGCACCGGCGCGGTCATCGTGCCCATCTACCAGACTTCGACCTACGCGCAGGACGGCGTCGGCGGCACCCGCGAGGGCGACTACGAGTACTCGCGCACCGCGAACCCGACCCGCACCGCGCTGGAAGAGGCCCTCGCCTCGCTGGAGGGCGGCCGCCACGCGCTCGCCTTCGCGTCCGGCATGGCCGCGTCCGACGTGGTGCTGCGCAGCACACTGCGCCCTGGTGACCACCTCGTGCTCGGGAACGACGCGTACGGCGGCACCTTCCGCCTGATCGACAAGGTGCTCAGCCTCTGGGGCGTCGAGCACACCGTCGCGGACCTGGGCGACCTCGACGAGGTGCGCGCCGCGATCCGGCCCGAGACCAAGCTGATCTGGTGCGAGTCGCCGACCAACCCAATGCTCGGCATCGCCGACATCGCGGCGCTGGCCGGAGTCGCGCACAACGCCGGCGCCCGCCTGGTCGTCGACAACACCTTCGCGACGCCGTACCTGCAGAACCCGCTCTCGCTCGGCGCGGACATCGTGCTGCACTCGACCACCAAGTACCTCGGCGGCCACTCGGACGTCGTCGGCGGCGCGATCGTCACCAACGAAGACGAGCTGCGCGAGCAGTTCTTCTACCTGCGCAACGCCGCCGGCGCGGTCCCCGGCCCGTTCGACGCCTGGCTGACCCTGCGCGGCATCAAGACCCTGGCCCTGCGGATGGAACGGCACAGCGACAACGCCGAGCTGGTCGTGCAGGCGCTGCTGAAGCACCCGAAGGTCGCGAAGGTCTACTATCCGGGCCTGCCGGAGCACCCCGGCCACGAGGTCGCCGCGAAGCAGATGCGCCGCTTCGGCGGGATGGTCTCGTTCAGTCATGTCGACGGTGAGCAGGCCGCGCTGGACGTCGCGTCGCGCACCAAGCTGTTCATCCTCGCCGAGTCGCTCGGCGGCATCGAGTCGCTGATCGAGCACCCGGGCAAGATGACGCACGCGAGCACCGCGGGCTCGACCCTGCAGGTGCCGGCGGACCTGCTGCGCCTGTCGGTCGGCATCGAAGACGGCACCGACCTGGTCTCGGACCTGCTGACCGCGCTGGGCTGA
- a CDS encoding cystathionine beta-synthase → MEYAEHIADLVGNTPLVKLNSLTKGLKPLVLAKVEYLNPGGSVKDRIALRMIEAAEKSGALRPGGTIVEPTSGNTGVGLAMVAQRKGYQCVFVCPDKVSEDKRNVLKAYGARVVVCPTAVAPEHPDSYYNVSDRLVREIDGAWKPNQYANPQNPESHYLSTGPELWKQTDGKITHFVAGVGTGGTISGTGKYLKEVSDGAVQVVGADPEGSVYSGGSGRPYLVEGVGEDFWPETYDRGVADEIIPISDADSFQVTRRLALEEGLLVGGSCGMAVAAALKLAERLTEDDVVVVLLPDGGRGYLTKVFNDTWMSSYGFLPPDSSGATVADVLTKKSGQLPALVHSHPNETVAEAIAILAEFGVSQMPVVSAEPPVMAAEVVGAVNERDLLEALFTGKAQLADRLDRHMSLPLPTIGGGEQVGSAMTALEGADGALVLVDGKPAGVVTRHDLLGFLAGR, encoded by the coding sequence GTGGAGTACGCAGAGCACATCGCAGACCTCGTGGGCAACACCCCGCTGGTCAAGCTGAACTCGTTGACCAAGGGGCTCAAGCCGCTCGTACTGGCCAAGGTCGAGTACCTGAACCCGGGTGGCTCGGTCAAGGACCGGATCGCGCTGCGGATGATCGAAGCGGCCGAGAAGTCCGGCGCGCTGCGCCCCGGCGGCACGATCGTGGAGCCGACGTCGGGCAACACCGGCGTCGGGCTGGCCATGGTCGCCCAGCGCAAGGGCTACCAGTGCGTCTTCGTCTGCCCGGACAAGGTCAGCGAGGACAAGCGCAACGTGCTCAAGGCGTACGGCGCCCGGGTCGTGGTGTGCCCGACCGCGGTCGCGCCCGAGCACCCGGACTCCTACTACAACGTCTCCGACCGCCTGGTCCGCGAGATCGACGGCGCCTGGAAGCCCAACCAGTACGCCAACCCGCAGAACCCGGAGAGCCACTACCTCTCGACCGGCCCGGAGCTGTGGAAGCAGACCGACGGGAAGATCACCCACTTCGTCGCGGGCGTCGGCACCGGCGGCACCATCTCCGGCACCGGCAAGTACCTCAAGGAGGTCAGCGACGGCGCCGTGCAGGTCGTCGGCGCCGACCCGGAGGGCTCGGTCTACTCCGGCGGCAGCGGCCGCCCCTACCTGGTCGAAGGCGTCGGCGAGGACTTCTGGCCGGAGACCTACGACCGGGGCGTCGCCGACGAGATCATCCCGATCTCCGACGCCGACTCGTTCCAGGTCACCCGCCGGCTCGCGCTGGAGGAAGGCCTGCTGGTCGGCGGCTCGTGCGGGATGGCGGTCGCGGCCGCGCTGAAGCTCGCCGAACGCCTCACCGAGGACGACGTCGTCGTCGTGCTGCTGCCCGACGGCGGCCGCGGCTACCTGACGAAGGTCTTCAACGACACCTGGATGTCCTCCTACGGTTTCCTGCCGCCGGACTCCTCCGGCGCGACGGTCGCCGACGTGCTGACGAAGAAGAGCGGCCAGCTGCCGGCCCTGGTGCACTCGCACCCGAACGAGACGGTCGCCGAGGCCATCGCGATCCTCGCCGAGTTCGGCGTCAGCCAGATGCCCGTGGTCAGCGCGGAGCCGCCGGTGATGGCCGCCGAGGTCGTCGGCGCGGTCAACGAGCGCGACCTGCTCGAAGCGCTGTTCACCGGCAAGGCCCAGCTGGCCGACCGGCTCGACCGGCACATGTCCCTGCCGCTGCCGACGATCGGCGGCGGTGAGCAGGTGGGTTCCGCGATGACCGCGCTCGAGGGGGCCGACGGCGCGCTCGTGCTGGTCGACGGCAAGCCTGCCGGTGTCGTCACGCGGCACGACCTGCTGGGTTTCCTGGCCGGTCGGTGA
- a CDS encoding pentapeptide repeat-containing protein, which produces MNHARDKAERDQGNSRAGRITRVGTEARVLGTRTILLWGAGLLLLAGLAATLLLSLLGGGRPEDSARLDALRTAANIVVGTGGAAALLLAARRQRSAELDLVQKDHDATERRVTEIYSKAADQLGSEKAPVRLAGLYALERLAGGYAPHRQTIVNVLCAYLRMPFKHTAKNAEELQVRKTAQRILQLHLRAGSVEQPNEGFWPDVDLDFSGATLVGLNLTHCSIRSIVCYGTTFLELVSFRGTEFRTKADFNKANFKDRVDFRGTVFGGDRDSFNGAVFAGPVDFGTKTAARLAGAEAQRGFARTWPPDWEERPIADRPDRARLTRKDAPPDAGTR; this is translated from the coding sequence GTGAACCACGCCCGGGACAAAGCCGAACGCGACCAAGGCAACAGCCGGGCTGGCAGGATCACCCGGGTGGGGACCGAGGCGCGGGTGCTGGGCACGAGGACGATCCTGCTCTGGGGCGCGGGCCTGCTGCTGCTCGCCGGGCTGGCGGCGACGCTGTTGCTGTCGTTGCTCGGCGGGGGCCGGCCCGAGGACTCCGCCCGGCTGGACGCGCTGCGCACGGCGGCCAACATCGTCGTCGGCACCGGGGGCGCGGCCGCGCTGCTGCTGGCCGCCCGGCGGCAGCGCTCCGCCGAGCTGGACCTGGTGCAGAAGGACCACGACGCCACCGAACGCCGGGTCACCGAGATATACAGCAAGGCCGCCGACCAGCTCGGCAGCGAGAAGGCGCCGGTCCGGCTCGCCGGGCTGTACGCGCTCGAACGGCTCGCCGGCGGGTACGCGCCGCACCGGCAGACCATCGTCAACGTGCTCTGCGCGTACCTGCGGATGCCGTTCAAGCACACCGCGAAGAACGCCGAGGAGCTGCAGGTCCGCAAGACCGCGCAGCGCATCCTGCAGCTGCACCTGCGCGCCGGGTCCGTCGAACAGCCGAACGAAGGGTTCTGGCCGGACGTCGACCTCGACTTCTCCGGGGCGACGCTCGTCGGGCTGAACCTCACGCACTGTTCGATCCGGTCGATCGTCTGCTACGGGACGACGTTCCTCGAACTGGTGTCCTTCCGCGGCACCGAATTCCGCACCAAAGCCGACTTCAACAAAGCGAACTTCAAGGATCGCGTCGATTTCCGCGGCACCGTTTTCGGTGGTGACCGGGACTCCTTCAACGGTGCTGTTTTCGCAGGTCCGGTCGATTTCGGGACGAAGACCGCGGCGCGGCTCGCCGGGGCCGAGGCGCAGCGGGGCTTCGCCAGGACCTGGCCCCCGGACTGGGAAGAACGCCCGATCGCCGACCGGCCGGACCGCGCGCGATTGACTCGAAAGGACGCACCGCCGGATGCCGGCACCCGATAG
- a CDS encoding acetyl-CoA C-acetyltransferase encodes MPEAVIVSTARSPIGRANKGSLVSMRPDDLTVQMIQAALAKVPQLDPTDIDDLMLGCGLPGGESGFNMGRAVAVELGYDHLPGCTITRYCSSSLQTTRMAFHAIKAGEGDVFISAGVETVSRFSRGSSDSWPDTHNPLFADAEKRTASTAESGTDSWTDPRTAGDVPDVYIAMGQTAENLARQKGVTREDMDEFGVRSQNLAEKAIADGFWAKDITPVTLPDGTVVSKDDGPRAGVTVEGVSGLKPVFRPDGRVTAGNCCALNDGAAALVVMSDTKARELGLTPLARIVSTGVTGLSPEIMGYGPVEASKQALSRAGLSIGDIDLVEINEAFAAQVIPSYRDLGIDLDRLNVNGGAIAVGHPFGMTGARITSTLINSLQHHDKQFGLETMCVGGGQGMALIIERLS; translated from the coding sequence ATGCCTGAAGCCGTCATCGTCTCCACCGCGCGCTCGCCGATCGGGCGCGCCAACAAGGGTTCGCTGGTCAGCATGCGCCCCGACGACCTGACCGTGCAGATGATCCAGGCGGCACTGGCCAAGGTGCCGCAGCTCGACCCCACCGATATCGACGACCTGATGCTGGGCTGCGGCCTGCCGGGCGGCGAGTCCGGGTTCAACATGGGCCGCGCCGTCGCCGTCGAGCTCGGCTACGACCACCTGCCCGGCTGCACCATCACGCGCTACTGCTCGTCCAGCCTGCAGACGACCCGGATGGCGTTCCACGCGATCAAGGCCGGCGAGGGCGACGTCTTCATCTCGGCCGGCGTCGAGACCGTGTCGCGGTTCTCGAGGGGCAGCTCGGACTCCTGGCCGGACACGCACAACCCGCTGTTCGCCGACGCCGAGAAGCGGACGGCGTCGACGGCGGAGTCCGGCACCGACAGCTGGACGGACCCGCGCACCGCCGGGGACGTCCCCGACGTCTACATCGCGATGGGCCAGACCGCCGAGAACCTGGCGCGGCAGAAGGGCGTCACGCGCGAGGACATGGACGAGTTCGGCGTCCGCTCGCAGAACCTGGCCGAGAAGGCCATCGCGGACGGCTTCTGGGCCAAGGACATCACCCCGGTGACGCTCCCGGACGGCACGGTCGTCTCGAAGGACGACGGCCCCCGCGCGGGCGTCACGGTCGAGGGCGTCTCGGGGCTGAAGCCGGTGTTCCGCCCGGACGGCCGCGTCACGGCGGGCAACTGCTGCGCGCTGAACGACGGCGCGGCGGCGCTGGTCGTCATGTCCGACACGAAGGCGCGCGAGCTGGGCCTGACGCCGCTGGCGCGGATCGTGTCGACGGGCGTGACGGGCCTGTCGCCGGAGATCATGGGCTACGGCCCGGTCGAGGCGTCCAAGCAGGCGCTGTCGCGCGCAGGTCTGTCGATCGGCGACATCGACCTGGTGGAGATCAACGAGGCGTTCGCCGCGCAGGTCATCCCGTCGTACCGCGACCTGGGCATCGACCTGGACCGCCTGAACGTCAACGGCGGCGCGATCGCGGTGGGCCACCCGTTCGGCATGACGGGCGCGCGCATCACGTCGACGCTGATCAACTCCCTGCAGCACCACGACAAGCAGTTCGGCTTGGAGACGATGTGCGTCGGCGGCGGGCAGGGTATGGCGCTGATCATCGAGCGCCTTTCCTGA